Part of the Virgibacillus necropolis genome, TAGCTTTATAGCATGGAAAGACGAAGAGGGTAATCATGTTTTATCTGAGGAATCAAATAAAAAGCTTACTTTTCAGCCTGAAGGAAAGTATACCGATCACTATCACCAAGAGTGGGATATAAGTGGAGACTTTTCCATATTAGACCTGTCTGTAAACAAGCAAAACGAAATTAAGTATGGTGATTATCCTGACGCACTTGCGAGATTATATGGTGCTCTCCATTCACATAAAGGCCGATATCTTGTCGTTGATGCAAAACCTGGGTATGAATTTATTGGAGAGCATTCCCCTACTCATGATGGAGGAGCCGGGCACGGTTCCTTACACAAAAGAGATTCTTTAACACCAATGATTATCACCGGAACCAACACACAGCCAGAACATGAACGGATTGTAGACTATAAGGAATGGATTCTCGAACTTACAAAATAAACAATTATGTTTTTATGTTTGCTGTGATCTCAGTAAACCAAAATTAAAGCCGGATAAAGTTATCCGGCTTTTGTTGTAGAATCCTTAAATTCTACTCTATTATTTTCATTTATCTGATGTATGTGCAAATCGTGAATGGTGATTTCCGGACGACTCCCAACTCGAATATTAATTCCAGTTTGGCCTAGCCCCTCGCTTATATAAAATGATCGGCCATTGTATTGATGTAACCCTTTTACCATGTTCATCTTAATTAAATTTCCCATTTTAAAAAGGTGGTATGGCTTTGGCCAATGAATTTGTCCACCATGAAAGTGGCCTGACAGCAGATAGTCAAAATGATAGTCTTTCATCGTTAGAACGATGTTCGGATCATGTGTTAAAACAAGATTATACCCTTTTTCTAGTCCATCATAAGTTTTACCTAAGTTACTATGGTTTGTACCAAAGTTATCAATGCCAATAATATTTAGTGAATTGCCGCCCACATCTATCCTGTCATTTTCATTTTGAAGTGTTTTAAAGCCGTGTTCATTCAATGTTTCTTTTAACTGATTGAAGTTTTGCTTGTTCAATACATAATCATGATTGCCAAAAACAGCATATGCCCCGTAAACAGGCTTTAATCGATTTAACACTTGCAAATAAGGAATAAGCCTTGGTATGCTTCGTTTTCGATCTAAAAAGTCTCCTGTCAAAGCAATGATATCAATCGGCTTACCTTTCAATTTTTCATATAATTGCTTGGGCGTCATCGAAATATTTTCAATATGCATATCAGAAATATGCAAAACTCGTAAAGAAGTGCCACCGTTTGTTTGAGGTTCATTTTCTATTTTAATATGATTTATTTCAACGGAATGCGTATTTTTATAGCCTTTATATAAAAAGTAACCTACTAGTACAGTGAAAATCGTGATAATAATGTACATTATCTTATTCCTCCTCCACATTAGTATAAAGGGAATAAGGAGGGAAATTAACTTGTAATTTATGGATAGGTATCCGTTAGACACTTTCAATGTTTATGAAATAAACAATCTTTCGACATAAACACGTACATCGGATGC contains:
- a CDS encoding metallophosphoesterase, with the protein product MYIIITIFTVLVGYFLYKGYKNTHSVEINHIKIENEPQTNGGTSLRVLHISDMHIENISMTPKQLYEKLKGKPIDIIALTGDFLDRKRSIPRLIPYLQVLNRLKPVYGAYAVFGNHDYVLNKQNFNQLKETLNEHGFKTLQNENDRIDVGGNSLNIIGIDNFGTNHSNLGKTYDGLEKGYNLVLTHDPNIVLTMKDYHFDYLLSGHFHGGQIHWPKPYHLFKMGNLIKMNMVKGLHQYNGRSFYISEGLGQTGINIRVGSRPEITIHDLHIHQINENNRVEFKDSTTKAG